The sequence GCAGCTCTGGCAGCACGCCCTGGTGAGCCGACTGCTTGCTGATGGCTCCCTCTCGGTGCGAACGGCTGGCCTGCTGACCCTGGTCGAGACGCCTGAGGCGATGGAGGCCTACCTGCTACGAGCCCAGGGGCAGGACGATGCCAAACGCCGGGCCCAGCGCTGCATCGCGGCGGTGCAGCAAGCCTCAAGCCTGGCCGCTGGGCGTGGCTGGCTCTCCTGACCTGACAAGGGCAGGTCCAACGCTCCAGGCTTTGTTGTGGTCAGCCCTCTTCTTGGAGTACGTGCTGCATCACCTCCAGCAGTCCATCGGCCAGGGGGCGATGGGCGGCGAGCTTGGTGCTCCAGATCGATCCCGACAGGAGTTCCTCCGGGCTCACCAGGCCCAGGTCCTGGCCCTCCAGCAGCTGCAGCTGCTCCAGCGACACGGACAGCTCACCTCGATACACATGGGCCGTGCGCCGGTGGATGTGATGCACCATCACCAGCTCCACAGCGAGGGGCTGCCAGCTGATCTCCTCCAGGAGCTCCCGCCGCAGTGCCTGCTCCGGCGTTTCGCCTGGATCGAGGTGCCCGCCAAAGAGTCCCCAGCAACCGGGGGCGACGATGTTGGGGATCTCGTCGCGCAGCTGCATCAGCCAGCGACCATCCCGCTGCAGCATGGCCAGGGCGACTTCAACGGCCATGGCTCGAGCTCAGGCTGCGGCCGGCCGGCGCCGCTGCGTGGCATAGACCGCTGCTCCACCAGCCGCCAGCACGACGCCACCGCTGATGGCCAGGAACACCAGGGTCTGGAGCAGCAGTAGGAAGATCCCCAGGGCCGAACCTGCCGCGACCTGAATCCTGGCCTTGATCAGCAGGGTGAGGAGCACCAGCACAGTTGCCTTGAGGGCGAGAACCTTCGCGGTGGTGAGTGGGCAGAACGGGTTGGGGAGCATGGCGGGCTCGCTGTTTTCCCCATGCTGCTGGCCTCAGAGCCGCCCCGCGGTTGCCGTTCACTGGGGAGAGCCCGCTGTTGGGGAAAACCTTTCCAGCCCTGCTGGTGTTTCTCGTTCCAGAACTTGAGCGCATTGCCCAGGTTGAGCGCGATACGGCGTTCCCCCTAGGCCAAAGCGTGCGCCTGGAGCCGTGCCTCCGGCTGATCTCCAGCCGCGGACCCTCACGCGACCCGGACAACCGCCCTTGACTCTCCAGTGACTGGAGCACTCAGGCTGAAGGGATCCCGTTCTCCCTGGCTGCCCATGGATGCCGCGACCCTTGAGGCTGTCCGCCTCTACCGGATGGATCTTCCGGATCACCCCTGCCCCTGGGGTCTGCGGGCCCTTCATCTGCTGCAGGAGCAGCACATTCCCTTTGAGGACCATCGCCTCACTAGCAGCGAAGAGGTGGACGCCTTCAAGGCGGCCCATGGGGTGGCGACCACGCCCCAGGTGTTCGCAGGGCAGGAGCGGATCGGCGGGTACACCGAGCTGGCCGCACGGCTGGGGGTAAGGCCGGAAACGGCCGAGATCTTCTATACGCCGGTGGTGGTGGTGTTCGGCACTGCAGCTCTCATGGCTCTGGTGCTGAGCGCTGGGGTCAGCGGCTTCATGGGGTTCGCCATCTGCCTGCTGGCCATGCTCAAGCTGATGGATGTGGAGGCCTTCGCGGCCAGCTTCCGTAAGTACGACCTGCTCAGCCAGCGCTGGCGTCCCTGGGGACAGCTCTACCCAGGCATCGAGCTGCTGGTGGGGCTCGGTGTACTGATGCATCCCCTGGTCAACACCGCATCGCTGCTGGTGGGAGCCGTGGCGGTTCTGCTCGGTGCCATGGGCATGGTGTCGGTGGGCAAGGCCGTGTTCATCGATCACCTGGCGCTCAACTGCGCCTGCGTGGGCGGCAACTCCAAGACACCCCTCGGCGTGGTGAGTTTCGCCGAGAACCTGATCATGGCCGCCATGGGAGCCGTGATGCTCGCAGGCGGCTGAGGGGGCTCAGGTGCGTGCCCGGCCGCTGGAGAGGAGCATGGCCAGCCCGGAGGCGATCACCACAAGGGTGAGGCCGCCGAGTAACAGCGAGTAGTAAGGCTGAAGATTGATGGGGCCGAACTTGCCGGTGTGGATCTTGAGCAACCAGAAGGCATCGATCCCCCGCTCCAGAAGCAGGCTGTAGAGGGAGCCACTGGCCGCCGTTAGCAGCAACGGCGCGGCGGCCAGCGGAACCACGACGCGATGGGCCCGACGGAACCGGGCGCTGAGGGCTCGCGGCATCGGCCTCACTCTTGCCTCAGTTCCTTGTGCAGCATCGCCTCACCGCCGCAGGGCATCCACAGCCCATTGTTCTGATGCGTGCCCTTGCAGCCCAGCTCCTTGGCACGCTGCTCCGCCTCGGCCTGGGTCTTGTACATGCCCTTGGCGTGGGCCAGGGCCTGGCCTGGCAGCTGCAGAACAGACAGCAGTGCTAAGGCACCTACAGCGAGAGGTTGCTTGCGGATCCAATGGATACACACGTGTGAGAACAGGTAGATCATTTGTAGATGATTGACAAGATGCGGGTGGTAATCAGAACGAGAAAAGTGCGTCGAACTGGTAGTACTCAGGCTTGTCGAGTCCGTCATGCCTGAGCATGCGACGCAACTCAAGAATCTCGCGGCGTTGGGCGACGATGATCTGCCGCGCCAGGCGCTGAATGGTGGGGTTACTGCTCTTCTTGAGCGCATCGTGGGCCATCACCAGCGCACCGCCGTGGTGGGCGATCATTCCTTCTAGAAACCAGGTGACGCGGTTGTCCTTTCTTGGTGTGGAGCCCGTCATCTGCATCGCCTGAATCTGGGCAGCGCCCATGCGCTCCAGGCTTTCCATGCTGTTGGGATCGCCACCGGTCTTCAAGGCCACGGGATAGACGGGTGCCTCGGGGTACCAGGCCTTACGCCATTGCCCCATCGCCTTGATCTCCTGGGCCTGATCCCGCCAGATCTCCTTCCCCAGCGAGCCCACGCCGGGCACGCCGATGTCAAACACAAACTCACTCATGCGTAGGGCGCCGGTGTGGTGCTGCACCATCGCGTCGAGCCAGCGCAGGTCGTAGGTGGCTCCGGCGGGGCCGACATCGTGGTTGTGGGCGCTGTGGTCCATGGGTGCGACAGCCGGCGCTGATCCCGGCGCGGGAGCCGGAATACCCATCTGATGGTGTTGATGGTGGCCGTGATGGGGATCCATCTGGGCCAGGGTCGGAGCTGTAGCCCCAAGCAGGCCCAGCAGGGCAGTGGAGACGGGGGCGAGTCGCATGAAAACAGCTGGGGCAGCATCCAGCATTTAGCCTGCAACCTCCAGCTAGGGGAGAGTCAAGTGGCTGCGCGACATCCAGGGAGCCTTCTGCCCGGGGAGCTCGACAAAATCGGCGCTGTAGCCCGCCGCTCGGGCCTGACGGTCAAGACCATCCGCTTCTACTGCGATGAAGGGCTGATCCAGCCGATCAGCCGCAGCGAGGGCGGCTACCGGCTCTTCGATGACGGGGTGTTCTCGGAACTGGCCCTGATCCGCACCCTGCGGGCCATGGAGCTCCCGCTGACGGATGTCCGGCAGATCCTCGAGGCGCGGCGCTCGGGCGTCTGCACCTGCAGCGACCTGAAGGCGCGGATCCGCAGCAAGGCCGGTGAAATTGGCGAGAAGATCACAGCGATGCAAAGCCTGCAATCTGAGCTGTTTGCCCTGCTCAACAGCTGGGAAGTCTGTGGGGGCCGTACGCCGGTTGCTCCCACCCCCGTGCTGGTCGCCGCCGACCGCTGAGCTGGGCGTTTGCCACCTGACCGGGGCGGACTGGGACAACCCCTGGCGCTTTCAGTGGTTCGCCGTGCCGAACCACTGCTGATACCAGCGGGCCATCTGTTCGATCTCCTCGCTCTGCACCCGCACCATCGCCGCTTCCAGCTCCCGCAGCTCGGGATGGACGGTGCCCCACTGGGCATGGGAAGCCATCATCACGCCCATGCGGTGGTGGGCAATCATTTGCTCGAGAAAGGCCCGATCGAAGTCGGGAGCCGTGCGGAGGGAATCGAGGCTGGTGGAGAAGCCGGGCATTCCCATGCCCATACCGCCCATTCCCATGCCGCCCCTCATGCCCATCCCCTGACCCGGCCAGGTGGGCACGTCGCTGCCGTACCACTGGCGATACCAGCGGCGCATCTGGGCATTCTCCTGGCTCTGACTGGTGCGGATCCTCTCCGCAAGGCCCCGGATCTCCGGTCGCCTGGAGCGCTGCAGGGCCAGCTCCGCCATGGCGATGGCTCCCTCGTGGTGGGGAATCATCATCACGATGAAATGGGCATCGGCGGAACGCTGGCCCATCGGCATGCCACTCCGGCCACTACCAGGGGGCATCGCGGTGGTCGGAGCCGCGGTGCCGGCCTCAGCGCTAGGGGCGCTTGGGCCCGCCTGAACGGAGCTTGCCAGAACCAGCAAGGCCGCTGCCGCTGGAGCGATGCCTTTCAACGAACGCCCCCTCCCTACGCCGCAACGATTCAGACACCGGGCCATCGGCACCTCCGTTGAGCTGCTGATTCCAGCCTGGCCGGATTGGGCGGCAGGAAGGTTCGATGCAGCACAAGGGACACAGGGCCGCTGGCGAGACCGAGCTTCCACGGGGGCTGGAGGGGGTGCTGGGTGGAGCCGCAGAGCTCCATTCGGGTTAAAAAGGCTGCACCGGATCAGGGCAAACGCTTTTCAGCAGAAAGCCGCAGGGAAAACGTCGCGCCGTGTCCCGGTGTCGACTCCACACGGATGACCCCGCCATGGCGTCGGGCGATGGCCTGGGCGATCGCCAATCCCAGGCCGGTGCCCCCCTGCTGACGGCTACGGGCGGGATCGAGGCGATGGAACCGCTCAAAGATGCGCCCCTGGTCCTCCACTGGGATACCAGCGCCGCTGTCCTGCACGGACAACTGGATCTCCCGGCCGCGGCGCTGCAGACCTACCAGGACCGTGCCGCCAGCCGGGCTGTGCTGCAGGGCATTGCTGAGCAGATTGATCAGCAGGCGGCTCAATTCCGAATCCAACCCCAGAACGGTGGCGTCGCCCACCTCGATCGCCGCTTGCAGGGTCACCGTCGCCGCGGCGGCCGCTTCGCTGAAGTCCTCCAGTACGTCCGCGCAGATCTCCGCGAGGTTGCAGAGTTGCCTGTGGCTGCCGTGGGCGGGTCGCTCCAGGCTGGCGAGCAGCAGCAGATCGGCGATCAGCTGCTGCAACCGGCGTCCCTGGTTCAGCATTTGATCCAGGCCCCCCCCGCCGTTGCGTTCCGCTTCGAGCAGGGCCAGGAGGTTGGCCAGCGGCGTGCGCAGCTCATGGGCGACATCGGCACTGAACTGCTCCTGCCGGCGGTAAGCCTCCAGCAGGGGCGCCATCGCCAGGCCCGCCAGCCACCAGCTGGCCAGGGCCATTCCTGCCATCGCCAGAGCGAACACGCCGTGGCCCAGCCACCAAAGCCGGCTGGCCTCAGCATCAAGGGGTGCCAGGCTGCGGCTGATCTGCAGGGTGCCCCAGTCCTGCTCACCGCTGCCATGGGCCTGGTGCAGATGGATTGCGTAGCTCAACAACCGCTCACCCCCAGGCAAACGCTGCTCTAGCCACACCGGCTCCGGCCGGGCAGGCCCTAGGGCGCCAGGCGAGGCGGCCAGCAGCTGGCCGCGGGCATTGAAGATCCGCAGCTGGAAACGGGCCGGATCGGCGGCGCTGATGGCATGGCGCTCGATCAGGGCATCAGCGGCCGGACAGGCCTGACCCACCAGACACAGGCCCGGGAGCACCGCCGCCAATGCCGCAGACGGCACGGCCACTGGCGGCAAGCTGGGTTTGAGGCTGTCGTGCAGGGTGCCGGCAACGGTCTGCAGTTCGCGGCGCAGGGCGGCTTCCCGCTCCTGCAGCAGCAGGCGCGCCATGGCGAAACCGGCGCCGTACAGAATCCCGCCCATCACCAGCAGCGAGAGGGCAGCCAGGCGCAGCCGAGCTCGCCACAGCAGTGCCGGAGCCGGTGAGCGGTTGGGGCTCATGGCTCGTCAGGGAGCCGGGCCAGGAAGCGATAGCCGCGGCTCGGCACCGTTTCGATCGGGGAGGCCAGGCCATGGGCCGCCAGTTTTCGACGCAGCAGCCGCACTTGGGCAGCCACCACATTGCTCACCGGATCCTGATGCAGATCCCAGAGCTGGTTACGCAGTTGCGAGCCGGGGATGATCCGCTCAGGGTGCTCCAGGAAATAGGCCATCAGCTGCTGCTCCTTACCAGCCAGAGGGATCGTCACCACACCATCGGACGAGCTGACCTGCAGCTGGCCGGACTGGGGATCGAACCGGTAGGGCCCCACCTCCAACACGGGCTCGCGGTACCTGGGCTGGCGGCGTTGCAGGGCCCGCACCCGCGCCAGCAGTTCCTCCATCGCGAAGGGTTTGCTCAGGTAGTCATCGGCGCCGGCATCGAGCCCCTCCACCCGATCGGCCGTCTCGGCCCGGGCCGTGAGCAACAGCACGGGCAAGTCGAGACCGGCGGCGCGGGCGCGGCGGCAGAGCTCAGGGCCGCTCAGCCCCGGCAGCATCCAGTCCACGATCGCTAGCTCATAGCGGGCCAGCTCACCGCTGAGCAGCGTCCAGCCCTCCAGCCCATCGCTGCAATGGTCCACCACGTGGCCCTGGTGCTGCAGCACGGTCTGCACGGCGCCGGCCAGCTCCTGCTCGTCTTCCACCAGCAGGATCCGCAGCGGCATCAGGTGGAAGCTGAGACCGGCGGATGCTAGTGGGCACAGGCGATTTCACCTGTTTTTCATTCCTACTGCGGCATCCTCTGCGGGTTCTTGTTCTGCCCTTGCGGCAGCAGCAGCATGCGCGCCCTTCTTCTGGCCGGCGGCCTCAGCCTCGGAACTCTGGCCCTGGGTGGGTTCAGCCCGGCCATGGCCCACGTGGGTCATGGCGATGAGTTTCAGCAGCAGGGGAACGTGCGCCAGGTGAAGGCCAGCGCCGAGATCGATTCCATGCTGGGGATCACCACCGCTCCTGCCACGGAAGCCGGCGGCGTGGTTGTCATTCCGGTCGCTGCGGTGGTGGATGCGGATGGCAAGCCCCTGGCCTTCGTGAAAAGCGGCACCACCTACGACCCGGTGTTCCTCCATACCGGAGCCAGCCAAGGCGATGAGATCGCCATCACCGACGGCAGCATCGCGCCTGGAGACGAGGTGGTGACCCAGGGGGCCCTCTCGCTCTACGCCGAATCGAAGAAGAGCCAGAGCGCCGGCGCAGCTAGTGCGGCTGCCCCTGCTGCATCCTCTGACGCCTCTGCGACCCAAGCCACGCCAACGGCCGCCGGAGGCCTCAACCGCCTGGTGATCGGGGCCGGTGCTGTGGTGATCGTCCTTGGTGCTGGGGTTGTGGTCTCCCGGCTGGGCAAGAAGAACTAACCCCCGACCCTTGCTCTCTCTCCGCCTCCCAACCCTTTCTCATGCTGGAACGCCTGCTCAATCAGACGCTGCGGACCTCGATCGCCAGGCGCTGGCTGGTGGTTGTGGCCGCCGTGCTGATCACTCTCTGGGGCCTGTCGATCCTCAGCCGGATGCCCCTAGATGTGTTCCCCCAGTTCGCCCCTCCCCAGGTGGATGTGCAGACCACAGCCGATGGTCTGGCACCGGAAGAGGTGGAACAGCGCATCACCGTGCCGATTGAATCGGCCGTCAATGGCCTGCCGGGAGTGGAAACGGTGCGCTCCTCCTCAAAGGTGGGGCTCTCGATGGTGCAGGTGGTTTTCGATCAGAACGCCGACATCAATCGGGCGCGGCAATCGGTGGCGGAACGCCTGCAACAGATCGAGGCGGAGCTGCCTGCCCAAGCCAGCTCCCCGGCCATCTCACCCCTCGTGTCTCCCCTGGGCACGATCCTGCAGTACGCCTTCACCCTGGAGGGCGGCGGCCCCACGACGCCGATGGAGCTGCGCCGGATCGTCGCCACCACCTTCAACAACCAGATCCTGGAAGTTCCCGGTGTCTCCCAGGTGACCCTGTATGGCGGTGAGGAGGCCCAGCAGCAGATCCAGATCGATTCTCAGCGACTTCAGGCCCGCCAGGTGTCGTTGCAGGCTGTGGCCGAGGCGGCAACGGCCGCCAGTGCCAATGCCCCGGGCGGTTTTCTGATCGCCGGCGGGCAGGAGAAGCTGATCCGCGCCAGCGGCCAGGCGGGCAGTAGTGAGGATCTCGCTGGTTCTGTGGTGACCAACAGCCAAGGCCAGGCGCTGCGGATCGGTGATGTCGCCGAGGTGCGGCTGGCCAGTGCCCTGAAGCGCGGTGATGGCAGCTTCAACGGCAAGCCGGCAGTGGTGCTGATGATCAACAAACAGCCAGACATCGACACGCCAAGGGTGACCCGTGAGGTGGAGGAGCGGATCGCCGCCCTCAGCAAGACTCTGCCGGCTGACATTCAGGTGAAGCGCACCTTCCGGCAGGCCAATTTCATTGACACCGCGATCAAGAACGTCAGCACTTCCTTGATCGAAGGGATCCTGATCGTATCCGTGGTGATGGTGCTGTTTCTAATGAACTGGCGCACCGCCGTGATCACCCTCAGCGCCATCCCCCTGTCGCTCGTGATCGGGCTGATGTTGATGCGCGCCTTCGGGCTGGAGATCAACACCATGACCCTCGGTGGTCTGGTGGTGGCGATCGGCTCGGTGGTTGACGACGCCATCGTCGACATGGAGAACTGCTACTCGGGGCTGCGCCGCAACCAGGTGGCCGCCCAGCCCAGGAATCCCCTGCAGGTGGTGTTCGAAACCTCCGTGGAAGTACGCCAGCCGGTGCTCCTGTCCTCCGTGATCATCGTGGTGGTGTTCGCCCCGATCTTCAGCCTCTCGGGAGTGGAAGGGCGGATCTTTGCGCCCATGGGGCTGGCCTACCTGTTCTCGATCGCGGCCTCCAGCCTGGTGGCACTGACGCTCACACCAGCGCTCTGCGCCATCCTGCTGGCAAATACACGCCTTCCGGCCGAGAACACCTGGGTGGCCACTTGGGCCGAGCGGGCCTACAGGCCCTTGCTGGAGTTCTCGCTGTTGTCGCCCAGGCGCGTTCTGGCCGCTGCTCTGGCATTCGTTGTGGTGGCCTGTGCCATCTTGCCGAGCCTCGGGCGGGTGTTTCTACCGGAGTTCCGTGAGAAATCTTTGGTGAACTCGATGGTGCTCTATCCCGGAGTGTCCTTGGAGATGACCAACCGCGCCGGCCTGGCTCTCTCCAAGACCCTCAAGGCCAGCCCTTTGTTCGAGTGGGTGCAGGTGCGAACCGGCAGGG is a genomic window of Cyanobium sp. Tous-M-B4 containing:
- a CDS encoding NUDIX hydrolase, producing the protein MAVEVALAMLQRDGRWLMQLRDEIPNIVAPGCWGLFGGHLDPGETPEQALRRELLEEISWQPLAVELVMVHHIHRRTAHVYRGELSVSLEQLQLLEGQDLGLVSPEELLSGSIWSTKLAAHRPLADGLLEVMQHVLQEEG
- a CDS encoding glutaredoxin, which produces MDAATLEAVRLYRMDLPDHPCPWGLRALHLLQEQHIPFEDHRLTSSEEVDAFKAAHGVATTPQVFAGQERIGGYTELAARLGVRPETAEIFYTPVVVVFGTAALMALVLSAGVSGFMGFAICLLAMLKLMDVEAFAASFRKYDLLSQRWRPWGQLYPGIELLVGLGVLMHPLVNTASLLVGAVAVLLGAMGMVSVGKAVFIDHLALNCACVGGNSKTPLGVVSFAENLIMAAMGAVMLAGG
- a CDS encoding DUF3721 domain-containing protein, giving the protein MIYLFSHVCIHWIRKQPLAVGALALLSVLQLPGQALAHAKGMYKTQAEAEQRAKELGCKGTHQNNGLWMPCGGEAMLHKELRQE
- a CDS encoding DUF305 domain-containing protein, with amino-acid sequence MRLAPVSTALLGLLGATAPTLAQMDPHHGHHQHHQMGIPAPAPGSAPAVAPMDHSAHNHDVGPAGATYDLRWLDAMVQHHTGALRMSEFVFDIGVPGVGSLGKEIWRDQAQEIKAMGQWRKAWYPEAPVYPVALKTGGDPNSMESLERMGAAQIQAMQMTGSTPRKDNRVTWFLEGMIAHHGGALVMAHDALKKSSNPTIQRLARQIIVAQRREILELRRMLRHDGLDKPEYYQFDALFSF
- a CDS encoding MerR family DNA-binding transcriptional regulator, which codes for MAARHPGSLLPGELDKIGAVARRSGLTVKTIRFYCDEGLIQPISRSEGGYRLFDDGVFSELALIRTLRAMELPLTDVRQILEARRSGVCTCSDLKARIRSKAGEIGEKITAMQSLQSELFALLNSWEVCGGRTPVAPTPVLVAADR
- a CDS encoding DUF305 domain-containing protein encodes the protein MLVLASSVQAGPSAPSAEAGTAAPTTAMPPGSGRSGMPMGQRSADAHFIVMMIPHHEGAIAMAELALQRSRRPEIRGLAERIRTSQSQENAQMRRWYRQWYGSDVPTWPGQGMGMRGGMGMGGMGMGMPGFSTSLDSLRTAPDFDRAFLEQMIAHHRMGVMMASHAQWGTVHPELRELEAAMVRVQSEEIEQMARWYQQWFGTANH
- a CDS encoding cell wall metabolism sensor histidine kinase WalK, which codes for MSPNRSPAPALLWRARLRLAALSLLVMGGILYGAGFAMARLLLQEREAALRRELQTVAGTLHDSLKPSLPPVAVPSAALAAVLPGLCLVGQACPAADALIERHAISAADPARFQLRIFNARGQLLAASPGALGPARPEPVWLEQRLPGGERLLSYAIHLHQAHGSGEQDWGTLQISRSLAPLDAEASRLWWLGHGVFALAMAGMALASWWLAGLAMAPLLEAYRRQEQFSADVAHELRTPLANLLALLEAERNGGGGLDQMLNQGRRLQQLIADLLLLASLERPAHGSHRQLCNLAEICADVLEDFSEAAAAATVTLQAAIEVGDATVLGLDSELSRLLINLLSNALQHSPAGGTVLVGLQRRGREIQLSVQDSGAGIPVEDQGRIFERFHRLDPARSRQQGGTGLGLAIAQAIARRHGGVIRVESTPGHGATFSLRLSAEKRLP
- the rppA gene encoding two-component system response regulator RppA, which encodes MRILLVEDEQELAGAVQTVLQHQGHVVDHCSDGLEGWTLLSGELARYELAIVDWMLPGLSGPELCRRARAAGLDLPVLLLTARAETADRVEGLDAGADDYLSKPFAMEELLARVRALQRRQPRYREPVLEVGPYRFDPQSGQLQVSSSDGVVTIPLAGKEQQLMAYFLEHPERIIPGSQLRNQLWDLHQDPVSNVVAAQVRLLRRKLAAHGLASPIETVPSRGYRFLARLPDEP
- a CDS encoding efflux RND transporter permease subunit is translated as MLERLLNQTLRTSIARRWLVVVAAVLITLWGLSILSRMPLDVFPQFAPPQVDVQTTADGLAPEEVEQRITVPIESAVNGLPGVETVRSSSKVGLSMVQVVFDQNADINRARQSVAERLQQIEAELPAQASSPAISPLVSPLGTILQYAFTLEGGGPTTPMELRRIVATTFNNQILEVPGVSQVTLYGGEEAQQQIQIDSQRLQARQVSLQAVAEAATAASANAPGGFLIAGGQEKLIRASGQAGSSEDLAGSVVTNSQGQALRIGDVAEVRLASALKRGDGSFNGKPAVVLMINKQPDIDTPRVTREVEERIAALSKTLPADIQVKRTFRQANFIDTAIKNVSTSLIEGILIVSVVMVLFLMNWRTAVITLSAIPLSLVIGLMLMRAFGLEINTMTLGGLVVAIGSVVDDAIVDMENCYSGLRRNQVAAQPRNPLQVVFETSVEVRQPVLLSSVIIVVVFAPIFSLSGVEGRIFAPMGLAYLFSIAASSLVALTLTPALCAILLANTRLPAENTWVATWAERAYRPLLEFSLLSPRRVLAAALAFVVVACAILPSLGRVFLPEFREKSLVNSMVLYPGVSLEMTNRAGLALSKTLKASPLFEWVQVRTGRAPGDADGAGVNLAHVDVELSDEAMKDRPAAIAELRNAFLKLPGVAPNIGGFISHRMDEVLSGVRSAIAIKVYGPDLAELRRIGEQVRDAIEPIQGVVDLQLEPQLPIQQVQIAFDRQAATANGLTMQQLADAVEIALNGKTVGQVVSDGTDRTDVVVMLPEDSRNSLDALRALPIATPAGTMLPLGSLARIDYGLGANVVNREDVSRLIVVSTNVSGRPLGTVVADIQNTIDSKIKLPSGYLIRYGGQFESEERATTNLLLYSLLAMVVIAVLMFVAVKSLPATLAILINLPLALVGGLVAILLTGGVLSVASLIGFITLFGVAVRNGLLLVDNYNRRHAEGMELKEVIRAGSLQRLNAILMTALTSALGTLPLALAFGAGNEILQPLAIVVLGGLITSTLLTLLVLPALYARFGRWLLPRAISEA